CGCGATCAGGTGTGGATCGGCAACGTGGTCAAGTGCCGGCCGCCGGGCAACCGCGATCCCCGTCCCGAGGAGATCGCCGCCTGCGCCGGCTATCTGGAACGCCAGATCGCGCTGCTGCGGCCCAAGCTGATCGCCACGCTGGGGCGCTACTCCATGGAGCGCTTCTTTCCCGGCGCGCGCATCACGCGCATCCACGGCCAGGCGCGCCGCGACGGCGATCGCGTTCTGATCCCGCTCTTCCATCCGGCCTACGTGCTGCGCAACATGAACGCCATGCCGGACGCGCTGCGCGACATGCGCAAAATTCCACGCCTGATCGCGCGGCTGGAGCAGGTGCTGGCCGAGGAGGCCGCCGCGGGCGCGCAGCGCGCCGACGAGCGCGACGCCGCGCCGGACGAGCCGCAGCAACTGTCGTTGTTCTGAGGCGTTGCTGGCGCGAAATATGCAATGGGCCGGAAGAGGCTATGCAGACCTACCGACTTGACGCAACCGGGCGGCGTATCGCGCTGCTGCTGATGCTGAGCGCTGCAGGTGTCTGGCTGTTCGCGCTCTGGAAGCTGCCCGCGTTTCTGAGCAGCGAGCAGGTACGCGTCAGCTACGGCAACCTGCCTGCCTCACTGCGCGCGGCCCTGGAGCAAGGGCTGAGCGTCAACCAGATTGTCCCGGCGCTGCTGTGTCTGGTGCTGATCGGCGCCGCGCCGCTGTTGATCTGGAACCTGTTGGAGGAATGGTCCACGACCTATACCGTGCGCGACGACGCGCTGGTGTACGATACGGTCCAGGGCATTGCGATGGTCTATCCCTGGTCGGCGATTCGCGCCGTGCGCCCGGTCGATCCCGAGGCGCGCGAGCCGGCCTATGAAGTGATCGTCGATCCGAACGCCCTGGAGCAGATTCGCAACCCGCTGCTGCGCTGGCTGCACCGCCAGGCCTTTGGCCACGGACGCATCCCGATCTACGCGCATGTCGCCGGGCGCGAGGACCTGGTACGCGAGATCATGCGCCGCGCCGGGCTGGCAGCGGCCGGAGCTGCGACCGTGACGCAGCCGCCGGGCGTCGAAGCCTGATCTGCCAAGCATGGGGGAGCGGGAGGCTCCCCGCCACAACCGAAGCGCCGCGCGCGCGGCTTGTACCGAAAGGAGTAGCTGAGCCGGCCCTGGCCGTGCTCGAAGTTGTTGTATGCCAAAGAATCGTTTACGCATCATGCCGCTTGGTGGCGCCGGCGAGGTCGGGCGCAACTGCTGGGTGCTGGAGTACGGCGACGACATCATCGTCCTGGACATGGGCGTGATGTTTCCCGAAAGTGAGATGCTGGGCGTCGATCTGATCGTGCCCGATCCGACCTATCTGCAGGAGCGCAAAGCCACGATCCATGGCGTGCTGGTGTCGCACGGCCACGAGGATCACATCGGCGCGCTGCCCTACCTCCTGCCGCTGCTGAACCATCCGCCGGTCTATGGCACCAAGCTGACGCTGGGGCTGATCGCGCCCAAGCTCAAGGAGCACAAGCTGCTCGACCGCGTCGAGCGGCGCGAGATCGAGCCGGGCGGCAAATACAGCATCGGCCCGTTCACGATCGAGCCGTTCCACGTGGCCCACTCGATCCCCGACACGGTGGCCTTCGGCATCACCACCCCGGTGGGGCTGGTAGTCTATCTCACCGACTGGAAGTTCGACCACACGCCGGTGGACAACTGGCCGACCGACGTGGCCAAAATGGCCGAGCTGGGCCGTCGCAAGCCGCTGGTGCTGCTGACCGACTGCGTGCGCGCCGAGAGCAAGGGGGTCACGCCCAGCGAGCGGGTGATCATGACCGCCTTCGACAGCATCTTTGCGGTGGCGCAGGGGCGCATCATCATCACCACCTTCGCCTCAAACATTTCGCGCGTACAGATGGTGATCGATGTCGCTGAGGCGTATGGTCGTAAGGTCGTGCCCGCCGGGCGCTCGATGGAAAACAACGTGCGCATTGCCCACGAGCTGGGCTACCTGCGTGTGCCGGACGGGCTGCTGGTGCGCCCCAACCAGATGAGCGACTACGCCGACGACGAGATCGTGGTGATCTGCACCGGCAGCCAGGGCGAACCGATGTCGGCGCTGGCGCGCATGGCCAACCGCGACTACCCGCACCTCCAAATCAAGGAGGGCGATACGGTGGTGGTCTCGGCCACGCCCATTCCCGGCAACGAAACCTCGGTGCACAAGGTGATCGACAATCTGTACCGCCTGGGCGCCGAGGTGGTCTATGGCGGCGACTCGCTGATCCATGTGTCGGGCCACGCCGCGCAGGAAGAGCTGAAGATGGCCCTGGCGCTGCTGCGGCCACAGTTTGTGGTGCCCTTCCACGGCGACTACCGCCACATGGCAATCTACCGCAAGCTGGCGCTAAGCATGGGCTACAAGCCGGAGCAGGTGCTGCTGCCCGAAACCGGCACGATCATGGAGTTCAGCCAGGACTACGGCGCGATCGTCGGCAAGGGACCGGGCGGCCTGATCTACGTGGACGGCACGCAGATCGGCGGCGATGTGACCAACGCCGTGCTGCGTGACCGGCAGTTGCTGGCCAAAGACGGCATTCTGATGGTCGTAGTCAGCGTGGACGCGGCGACCGGCCGCGTCGTGGCCGGCCCGGACGTGGTTAGTCGCGGCTTTGCCCATCCGCGCCAGTCGGGCGACCTGATCGAGCAGACCCGCGACCGGCTGCGCGAGTCGCTCAACAGCATGGCCAGCGAAAGCGGTAACGGCAGCGTCAGCAGCCGCGATGTCGCCTACCTCCAGCGCAAGATCAAGGATACCGTTAGCGAGTACCTCTACCAGCGCACGCGGCGGCGCCCGATGATCCTGCCGGTGGTGATGGAGGTCTGAGGCGTCGGCCCGCAGCCGATCGGTGGGCGGCGTCCGGTTCACACCGGCGCCGATCTGTAGTAGAATGCAAGTTCTACCCGACCGATGGCTGAAGGTGGACGAGACGACGCATGGCAGCCAAACGCACATCCAAAAACGCACCGCCGCGCAAAGGCACGCCGCGCAAGAGCCGGCGCGCCAAAGCGCCCAAAAGCGCGCCGCGCGCCCGTCCGGCGGGTGCCGCCTGGCTCTCGCCGCAGCAACAGCGCGAGCTGTTCGCCTGCGCCCTGATCGGGCTAGGGCTGTTGCTGCTGGTGCTGTTTCTGAGCGTCAACCGCGGCGTGATCGGCGCCGGCATGGTCAGCCTGCTGCAGACCGCCTTCGGCAGCAGCGGCGTGGCGATCCCGTTGTTGCTGATCGCGCTGGGCGGCCTGCTCTTGTGGCAGGAGCGCTTCATCGACGCGCCGCTGAGCGGTGGCAATCTGCTGGGTGTGCTGATGCTGGCGCTGGTCTTCCTAACCGCGACCGAGTTTGCCGCCACCCGCACGATCTATGAGTTGCAGCTCGACGCGCCCAGCTCGGTCGGCGGCGCGATCGCGCTGGGGCTGATGCAGGCCTTTGGCGTGGCCGGCGCGGGCGTCCTGCTGCTGCTAGGCTTGTTGCTGGGCGTGATGATGACCTTCAACCTGACGCTGACGCAACTGGTCGGCTTGCTGGGCGCCGGCATGCGGCGGCTGCTCGAGCTGCTGCAAGGGCCACGCGTCGAGGTCGTCGCGCCGGAGGGCGAGCTCAATCCGGAGCCGGTGCCCTACGCCGAGGAGCTCAAAACCCGTGCCAAGCCGCGCACGCCGCCCGCGCCACCAGCCGAGCGCACGCCGGCGACGCGGCCCGCCCCCGAGGCTGAGCCGCAGCGCCAGGTGATCTACACGCCGATCGCCGCCCGCCCGACGCAGGCCAGCCTGTTCCAGCGGCCCGAAGCGCAACCGACCACCGGCGAGACGGTGCGGCGCGAAGCGCCTCCGCCGCGCGATACGCCACCCGACACGCCCGCTGCCGAGGCAGTGACGCAACCGCTGACGCCGGCCAGGGCCGCGCCTCCGCCTCCCGGCGCGTCACCCACCGACGAGGCACCGACCGAACTGGAGACCGGTGGACCGCGCCAGGCCTGGCCGCTGCCCTCGCTTGATCTGCTCGATCCCGCCGGCGAAAGCGAGGTGGACGACAACGAAAAGCGCGTCAAGGCGCGCATCATCGAGGAGACGCTGGCCTCGTTCAAGATCGAGGCGCAGGTGGTGGGCATGAACCCCGGCCCGGCGGTGACGCAGTATCTGCTCCAGCCGGCGGTCGGCGTTAAAGTCAGCCGCATCGTTGGCCTAGACCGCGACCTGGCCCTGGCGCTGGCTGCGCCCTCGGTGCGCATCGAAGCGCCGATTCCGGGCACGCCCTACATCGGCATCGAGATCCCCAACAGCGCCATCGCCTCGGTGGCCATGCGCGAGGTGATCGACAGCGACGAATACCGCCTGCACAAAGGCAAGCTCAAACTGGCGCTGGGCAAGGATGTCTCCGGCACGCCGGTGATCACCGACCTGACGCGCGCGCCCCACCTCCTGATCGCCGGCTCGACCGGCTCCGGCAAGTCGATCGCCATCAACTCGATCGTCTGCACACTGCTGATGCAGCACACGCCCGACGATCTGAAGTTCATCATGATCGACCCCAAGATGGTCGAGCTGATCGTCTATAACCACATCCCGCACCTGCTCTCGCCGGTGGTCACCGAGCTGGAGCGCGTGGTCAGCCTACTGAAGTGGGCCGTGCGCGAGATGGAGCGGCGCTACAAGCTGCTGGCGCAGAAGGGCTACCGCAACATCGAATCCTACAACCGCGCTGCGCGCAGCAGTGGCGCCGGGCTGGAGCCGCTGCCCTACATCGTGATCATCATCGACGAACTGGCCGACCTGATGATGATGGCGCCCGACGAGGTGGAGACGCTGGTCTGCCGCCTGGCGCAGATGGCGCGCGCGATCGGCATCCATCTGATCCTGGCGACGCAGCGCCCCTCAGTGGACGTGGTCACCGGCCTGATCAAGGCCAACTTTCCCACGCGCATGGCCTTTGCCGTTACCTCGCAGATCGACTCGCGCGTGATCCTGGATCAGTCGGGCGCGGAACACCTGCTGGGTCGCGGCGACATGCTCTACCTGGCGGTGGACGCCGCCAAGCCGATCCGCGTGCAGGGCACCTTTGTCTCGGATCGCGAGATCGAGCAGATCACCAACTTCTGGCGCAACGCCGGCCTGGCCGCCGCGCCGGCCACCCGCTCGGCGCTGCCGCTCAAAGCGACGCCGGAGCAGGACGCCGCGGCAAGCAGTGCGCAGCAGGGGCTCAGCAGCGCCGGCGTCTCACCGCTGCCGGAATCGCTGGTGGGCCGGCTCAGCGCCGAAGAGGAGGACGAGCTGCTGCCGCGGGCGATCGATCTGGTGCGCCAGCACGAGCGCGCCTCGGCTTCGCTGCTGCAACGGCGGCTGCGCATCGGCTACAGCAAGGCAGCGCAACTGCTCGATCTGCTGGAGCAGCGCGGCATCGTCGGGCCGCCGGATGGCGGACGTTCGCGCGAGGTGCTGCTCGATCGGGATGACGCGCCGGAGGTCTGAGGCCGGGCCTGCCTATACCAGCACCGGCGCGCGCGCACCACACAGCACTGTCGCGCCATCGGGAATGACCTCACTCGGCAGCGCCGCGTCGGGATCGATGCGCACATGGCGGCCAATGCGGCTGCCCGCCGGGATGCGCACGTTGCAGCCGATCACGCTCAGCCCATCGGCAAAGCGCTCCGGCTCGGTGCGGTTGGGCACGCGCGCCGTGCCCAGGCCCACCTGCGCGCCCGCGCCGATCACCACGTTTTCGTCCACCACGCAGCGATCCACCTGCGCCTCGGCCTCGATCAGCGTGTCGAGCATGATCACCGAGTCGCGCACCACCGCGCCACGCTCGACGCGCACGCCGGGCGACAACACGCTGTTGATCACCGTGCCGCGCACCACGCAGCCGTTGGCCACCAGGCTGCGTTCGATGTGGCCGCCCGGCAGCAGTTTAACGGGCGGACGTTCCTCGGAGCGGGTGTAGATGCGCCAGCCGGGCGCGTTGAGGTTGAGCGCGGGCTGCTCGCCCAGCAGCTCAAGCTGTGCGCGCCAATAGACCATCAGCGTGCCGACATCCTGCCAGTAGCCGTCGAAGGGATAGGCATAGACGCGCTCCTGCAGCACCATGCGCGGGATCAGATCGCGGCCAAACTCGTGCGATGAGGCGGGATCGGCGGCGTCCAGATCGAGCTGGCGCAGCAGCGCCGCGCGGCTGAAGACATAGATGCCCATCGAGCCGAGCGTGGCGCTGGTCTGGCGCGGCTTCTCCTGAAAGCCGACCACGCGCCGTTCGGCGTCGATGCTGACCATGCCGAAGCGGTGCGCTTCCGCGGGCGGCACCGGCACGACCGCCAGCGTCAGATCGGCGTTGGTGCGCACGTGCGCTTCCAGCAACGGGCGATAGTCCATGGTATAGACCTGATCGCCGGACAGCACCAGGACGACATCGATGCTGGCGTCTTCCAGGGCGCGACGGTGCTGATGCAGCGCGCCGACCGTGCCGCGATACAGGTCTTCGCTGAACTCGTCGCGGAAGGGCTGCCAGATAAATAGGCCATTGGGCCGACGACGGTTGAGGTCCCAGGGCCCGCCCAGGCCGAGGTGGTCGAGCAGCGACTGGGGTCGGTAGTCGGTCAGCACCGCTACGCGGCGCAACCCGGAGTTGACTGCGTTGGAGAGCGCAAAATCGATGATGCGGTACTTGCCGGCAAAGGGCAGCGCCGGCTTGGCGCGATGCGTCGCCAGGATGCTCAGGCCGCGCGCGCGGCCTCCGGCCAGGATCAGGGTAAGCACGTTCATGGATCCTCCTTGGCGCGCCACATTGCCGCGGCTAGGACCGCAGCTCGATGCGTACGGTCTGAACGCCCTCCGCCACTGCTACGTCCACCACCTGCGGCTGCGTCGGTTTGCGCACAATGCTGATCTCGCCGCTGCGCTCCACGCGTGCCACCGCCACCTGATCAAGATCGTCGGTCAGCGCGCGGAGGCGCAGGGCCTCGCGGATGTCGCGCTCGGTGACATGCACGCGGCGCATGGCCTGCCACTGCAACTGCCCGTCGCGCACAACATCGTGCACGGTGCCTTTGACCAGCCGTCCCAGCCAGTGCCAGTGGAAGGCCAGCAGGCCCAGCAGCCAGTGGAGCGCAACCAGAAAGAGCGCGGCCGCCACCGTTGCGAGCAGCGGCGCCTCGCCGTTGATCGCGCGACTCAGCACCGAGCCCAGGATCACCGCCAGCAGCATGTCGAAGACGGTGGCCTGACCCCAGAAGCGCCGGTTGCTCAGCCGCACAATCACGATGCCGGTGACAAAAACCACGCTGGCGCGCAGCCCCATCTGCCACCAGAGCGCATCGGTCCCTTGCACCGTCAGGGCCTGGACCAACGCCCGCCAGATCGCCTCAAACATTCCCGCTCCCTGCTATGCGCCGTAGGGCACCCAGATGTTTTTGAGCTGCGTGGCATGGCGCAGCAGCTCCTCGTCGGCGCGCGGCGCATGCCAGAGCCCGTCGGGCACGATCCAGGTCTGCTTGAGGTTGCCGACCGAGGCGCGCTCGACCAGCTCCGCGCCCGCCGGCGGACCGGCGTACCACAGCGCATCCACATCGTTATGTTCAGCCAATACACGGGTCAGCGGCTCGCGCGCGCCGGTGACGATGTTGACCACACCCGCCGGCACATCGCTGGTATCCAGCACCTGATACAGGTCGGTCGCCGAGAGCGGATGGCGCTCCGACGGCACCAGCACCACGGCATTGCCCATAGCGAGCGCCGGCGCGAGCAGGGCTACACAGCCGAGCAGCGGCGCGTCGTCCGGGCAGACGAGGCCCAGCACGCCCAGCGGCTCGGGCAGGGCCAGCGTGACGTTGCGCAGCGGTGTGTGATGCACCGCGCCGTCATACTTGTCGGCCCAGGCCGCGGCGGCGAAGAGGCGTTCGATCGCGGCTTGTACCTCGGCGGTGCAGGCGGCCGGCGCGCGTCCGGTCTGTTGCCGGATACGCCGCGCAAACTCCGCCGCGCGCGCTTCCAGGTTCTCGGCGATGTAGTAGAGAATCTGGGCGCGGTTGTAGGCAGTGGCGTCGGCCCAGCGCGCGGCTGCCGCGCGCGCCGCTTCCACAGCATTACGAATATCCTTGCGGTTACCCTCGCCCACCTGGCCGATCAGGCGGCCCTGCGCATCGAAGACGGGGCGGCTGTAGCCCGAGTCGGGACGCGCCTGCTTGCCGCCGATGTACTGCTTAGGCGTGCGGTCGATAGGCGGCAGCCCATCCAGGTGGTACGACGCGCCGTTGCCGCCGTCCGGCGCATCGTTGCTGCCGTCCGGCGCGTTGGCAGCGTCGGCGACGGACACGCCAGCCTCGGCGGCGGGTGGCGCGAGCTGTTCCGCGCCACTCCAGCGCAGATACTCGTACAACCCTTCGCGACCACCTTCGCGGCCAAAGCCGCTCTCGCGGTAGCCACCGAAGCCGGCGGCGGCATCGAAGAGATTGGTGCTGTTGATCCAGACCACGCCGGCCTTAAGCTGGCGCGCCACGTCCAGGGCCACGTTGATGTCTTCGCTCCAGACGCTGGCGGCCAGACCGTAGCGCGTATTGTTGGCCAGCGCCACCGCCTCGGCGGGTGTGCGGAAGGTCATCGTCACCAGCACGGGACCGAAGATCTCCTCCTGGGCGATCGTGGCCGCCGGGGCGACATTGGTGAACAGCGTTGGCGGGAAGAAGTAGCCTTCGCTGGGACAGGCCCAGGAGGGTTGCCACATCGTCGCGCCCTCAACGCGTCCCTGTTCGACCAGCCGCTGAATCTTTGCGAGCTGCGGCGGCGCGACGATCGCACCAATGTCGATGGCCTTGTCCAGCGGATCACCGACGCGCAGCCGCTCCATGCGCGCGCGCAGCTTGTCGATCACGCGCTCGGCGATGCCCTCCTGCAGCAACAGCCGCGAACCGGCGCAACAGACCTGGCCCTGGTTGAACCAGATGGCATCAACCACGCCCTCCACTACGCTGTCGAGATCGGCGTCGTCGAAGACGATGAAGGGCGATTTGCCGCCCAGCTCCAGCGACAGCCGCTTGCCGCTGCCGGCGGTCGCGGCACGGATCAGGCGGCCAACCTCGGTCGAGCCGGTGAAGGCGATCTTG
This is a stretch of genomic DNA from Kallotenue papyrolyticum. It encodes these proteins:
- a CDS encoding glucose-1-phosphate adenylyltransferase family protein, which translates into the protein MNVLTLILAGGRARGLSILATHRAKPALPFAGKYRIIDFALSNAVNSGLRRVAVLTDYRPQSLLDHLGLGGPWDLNRRRPNGLFIWQPFRDEFSEDLYRGTVGALHQHRRALEDASIDVVLVLSGDQVYTMDYRPLLEAHVRTNADLTLAVVPVPPAEAHRFGMVSIDAERRVVGFQEKPRQTSATLGSMGIYVFSRAALLRQLDLDAADPASSHEFGRDLIPRMVLQERVYAYPFDGYWQDVGTLMVYWRAQLELLGEQPALNLNAPGWRIYTRSEERPPVKLLPGGHIERSLVANGCVVRGTVINSVLSPGVRVERGAVVRDSVIMLDTLIEAEAQVDRCVVDENVVIGAGAQVGLGTARVPNRTEPERFADGLSVIGCNVRIPAGSRIGRHVRIDPDAALPSEVIPDGATVLCGARAPVLV
- a CDS encoding uracil-DNA glycosylase, producing MGEPRDYQAIAAGLQQIADEISVCTACELCRGRTRAVPGEGPANAEIMFIGEAPGFHEDQQGRPFVGAAGKLLEEWLAEIGLRRDQVWIGNVVKCRPPGNRDPRPEEIAACAGYLERQIALLRPKLIATLGRYSMERFFPGARITRIHGQARRDGDRVLIPLFHPAYVLRNMNAMPDALRDMRKIPRLIARLEQVLAEEAAAGAQRADERDAAPDEPQQLSLF
- a CDS encoding ribonuclease J → MPKNRLRIMPLGGAGEVGRNCWVLEYGDDIIVLDMGVMFPESEMLGVDLIVPDPTYLQERKATIHGVLVSHGHEDHIGALPYLLPLLNHPPVYGTKLTLGLIAPKLKEHKLLDRVERREIEPGGKYSIGPFTIEPFHVAHSIPDTVAFGITTPVGLVVYLTDWKFDHTPVDNWPTDVAKMAELGRRKPLVLLTDCVRAESKGVTPSERVIMTAFDSIFAVAQGRIIITTFASNISRVQMVIDVAEAYGRKVVPAGRSMENNVRIAHELGYLRVPDGLLVRPNQMSDYADDEIVVICTGSQGEPMSALARMANRDYPHLQIKEGDTVVVSATPIPGNETSVHKVIDNLYRLGAEVVYGGDSLIHVSGHAAQEELKMALALLRPQFVVPFHGDYRHMAIYRKLALSMGYKPEQVLLPETGTIMEFSQDYGAIVGKGPGGLIYVDGTQIGGDVTNAVLRDRQLLAKDGILMVVVSVDAATGRVVAGPDVVSRGFAHPRQSGDLIEQTRDRLRESLNSMASESGNGSVSSRDVAYLQRKIKDTVSEYLYQRTRRRPMILPVVMEV
- a CDS encoding DUF421 domain-containing protein yields the protein MFEAIWRALVQALTVQGTDALWWQMGLRASVVFVTGIVIVRLSNRRFWGQATVFDMLLAVILGSVLSRAINGEAPLLATVAAALFLVALHWLLGLLAFHWHWLGRLVKGTVHDVVRDGQLQWQAMRRVHVTERDIREALRLRALTDDLDQVAVARVERSGEISIVRKPTQPQVVDVAVAEGVQTVRIELRS
- a CDS encoding DNA translocase FtsK, whose product is MAAKRTSKNAPPRKGTPRKSRRAKAPKSAPRARPAGAAWLSPQQQRELFACALIGLGLLLLVLFLSVNRGVIGAGMVSLLQTAFGSSGVAIPLLLIALGGLLLWQERFIDAPLSGGNLLGVLMLALVFLTATEFAATRTIYELQLDAPSSVGGAIALGLMQAFGVAGAGVLLLLGLLLGVMMTFNLTLTQLVGLLGAGMRRLLELLQGPRVEVVAPEGELNPEPVPYAEELKTRAKPRTPPAPPAERTPATRPAPEAEPQRQVIYTPIAARPTQASLFQRPEAQPTTGETVRREAPPPRDTPPDTPAAEAVTQPLTPARAAPPPPGASPTDEAPTELETGGPRQAWPLPSLDLLDPAGESEVDDNEKRVKARIIEETLASFKIEAQVVGMNPGPAVTQYLLQPAVGVKVSRIVGLDRDLALALAAPSVRIEAPIPGTPYIGIEIPNSAIASVAMREVIDSDEYRLHKGKLKLALGKDVSGTPVITDLTRAPHLLIAGSTGSGKSIAINSIVCTLLMQHTPDDLKFIMIDPKMVELIVYNHIPHLLSPVVTELERVVSLLKWAVREMERRYKLLAQKGYRNIESYNRAARSSGAGLEPLPYIVIIIDELADLMMMAPDEVETLVCRLAQMARAIGIHLILATQRPSVDVVTGLIKANFPTRMAFAVTSQIDSRVILDQSGAEHLLGRGDMLYLAVDAAKPIRVQGTFVSDREIEQITNFWRNAGLAAAPATRSALPLKATPEQDAAASSAQQGLSSAGVSPLPESLVGRLSAEEEDELLPRAIDLVRQHERASASLLQRRLRIGYSKAAQLLDLLEQRGIVGPPDGGRSREVLLDRDDAPEV
- a CDS encoding aldehyde dehydrogenase family protein — its product is MHVAEIFESMAYGPAPESAAPAQAWLEAHDRRFGMFIDGAWTAPDDARLFESINPANRQVLARLTQASAEEVDRAVAAAQRAYASWSRLAGHVRARYLYALARQIQKHARQLAVLETLDNGKPIRETRDIDIPLVARHFYHHAGWAQLLPSALPDYQPLGVVGQIIPWNFPLLMLAWKIAPALATGNTVVLKPAEWTSLTALRFAEICQEIGLPPGVVNIVTGDGRVGELLVRHPGIAKIAFTGSTEVGRLIRAATAGSGKRLSLELGGKSPFIVFDDADLDSVVEGVVDAIWFNQGQVCCAGSRLLLQEGIAERVIDKLRARMERLRVGDPLDKAIDIGAIVAPPQLAKIQRLVEQGRVEGATMWQPSWACPSEGYFFPPTLFTNVAPAATIAQEEIFGPVLVTMTFRTPAEAVALANNTRYGLAASVWSEDINVALDVARQLKAGVVWINSTNLFDAAAGFGGYRESGFGREGGREGLYEYLRWSGAEQLAPPAAEAGVSVADAANAPDGSNDAPDGGNGASYHLDGLPPIDRTPKQYIGGKQARPDSGYSRPVFDAQGRLIGQVGEGNRKDIRNAVEAARAAAARWADATAYNRAQILYYIAENLEARAAEFARRIRQQTGRAPAACTAEVQAAIERLFAAAAWADKYDGAVHHTPLRNVTLALPEPLGVLGLVCPDDAPLLGCVALLAPALAMGNAVVLVPSERHPLSATDLYQVLDTSDVPAGVVNIVTGAREPLTRVLAEHNDVDALWYAGPPAGAELVERASVGNLKQTWIVPDGLWHAPRADEELLRHATQLKNIWVPYGA